Proteins encoded in a region of the Corynebacterium genitalium ATCC 33030 genome:
- the galK gene encoding galactokinase gives MIVPTTRTPEELDRDARAFFAAHLGGEADGVWLAPGRVNLIGDHVDYAYGVCLPFATTMATAVAACRREDATVHMVSQSPTGEILDASVDLNALDAANSAPGCLPDWRGYIAGTVDALRVHGAPQTGGLDLVVVSDVPLGSGLSSSAALECAVAVAARDLHGLDATDEDIITATMRAENHYVGANTGGLDQNAVVRGRAGHALALDFLAGTHEQVPCNWDDYLLLVADSHVEHSHATGGYGSRRGLIDAVADALGCTFREGDVVTRAVAWAETSDYDPETVHRRVRHVATETARTIAAVDALKAGDIEQFGALMNDGHASLRDDYEIVPVELETAVQAALEEGAVGARITGGGFGGSIIALCRADEADAVAAAIEDATGSAGYPVPTIYATSAQDGARRV, from the coding sequence ATGATTGTCCCCACGACCCGCACGCCCGAGGAACTCGATCGGGACGCCCGTGCGTTCTTCGCCGCGCACCTCGGCGGCGAAGCGGACGGCGTGTGGCTCGCCCCTGGCCGCGTGAACCTCATCGGCGACCACGTCGACTACGCCTATGGTGTGTGCCTGCCGTTCGCGACGACGATGGCCACTGCCGTCGCCGCCTGCCGGCGTGAGGACGCGACCGTGCACATGGTCTCCCAATCCCCCACCGGCGAGATTCTCGATGCCTCCGTCGACCTCAACGCCCTTGACGCCGCGAACTCGGCGCCCGGCTGCTTGCCCGACTGGCGCGGGTACATCGCCGGCACGGTCGACGCGCTGCGCGTGCACGGAGCCCCGCAGACCGGCGGGCTCGACCTCGTCGTTGTGTCCGACGTGCCTTTAGGCTCCGGGCTGTCCAGTTCAGCTGCACTGGAGTGCGCTGTGGCTGTGGCGGCCCGCGACCTGCACGGACTCGACGCCACCGACGAGGACATCATCACGGCCACCATGCGCGCCGAGAACCACTACGTCGGCGCGAACACCGGCGGGCTGGACCAGAATGCTGTCGTGCGCGGTAGGGCCGGCCACGCCCTCGCTCTGGACTTCCTCGCCGGCACGCACGAGCAGGTGCCCTGCAACTGGGACGATTACCTGTTGCTCGTCGCCGACAGCCACGTCGAACACTCGCATGCTACAGGCGGTTACGGTTCGCGCCGGGGGCTTATCGACGCTGTGGCCGACGCGTTGGGGTGCACGTTCAGGGAAGGGGACGTCGTCACGCGTGCTGTGGCGTGGGCCGAGACGTCGGATTATGACCCGGAGACCGTGCACCGCCGCGTGCGCCACGTCGCCACGGAGACAGCCCGCACCATCGCAGCCGTCGACGCGCTCAAGGCTGGCGACATCGAACAGTTCGGCGCGCTGATGAACGACGGCCACGCCTCCCTGCGCGACGACTACGAAATCGTGCCCGTTGAGCTCGAAACCGCCGTGCAAGCGGCGCTGGAAGAGGGTGCAGTAGGCGCGCGGATCACCGGCGGCGGATTCGGCGGCTCCATCATTGCGCTGTGCCGCGCCGACGAGGCCGACGCCGTTGCCGCAGCCATCGAGGACGCAACCGGTTCCGCCGGCTACCCCGTGCCTACGATCTACGCCACAAGCGCACAGGATGGAGCCCGCCGGGTATAA
- a CDS encoding trimeric intracellular cation channel family protein, with protein sequence MNDFGPLYFILEYTGVLLAAIIGGQVAKRMNFDVVGFGFIALISSLAGGMLRDCLLNNGPVAALQTPWYLIIAVLGGAIAFFLHVEGRLWDRVRFYMDVVTVGVWSVVGASKALVNDLPWISVLLLAVITATGGSLVRDVVLRNIPSLFTSQKMLVFPALLAAGLTLAFSHFQVTPWKGMLIASIAASVLSMAVYWVSTRRAPRTRYTERSLEKRLAAELNMSEDDPVVDIAGAIEKAPDEDVINIVRIYLRDQVLERAGSSPAAAEPRG encoded by the coding sequence GTGAATGACTTCGGCCCTCTCTACTTCATCCTCGAATACACCGGTGTGCTGCTCGCCGCGATCATCGGCGGGCAAGTGGCCAAACGCATGAACTTCGACGTGGTCGGATTCGGCTTCATCGCGTTAATTTCGTCGCTCGCCGGCGGCATGCTGCGCGACTGCCTGCTCAACAACGGCCCCGTCGCCGCGCTGCAGACTCCCTGGTATCTCATCATCGCGGTACTCGGCGGCGCCATCGCATTCTTCCTCCACGTCGAAGGACGGCTGTGGGACCGCGTGCGCTTCTACATGGACGTGGTCACTGTCGGAGTGTGGTCGGTAGTGGGCGCGTCTAAAGCACTCGTCAACGATCTGCCGTGGATCTCCGTACTGCTGCTCGCCGTCATCACAGCGACCGGCGGATCGTTGGTGCGCGACGTCGTGCTGCGCAATATTCCCAGCCTGTTCACGTCCCAGAAGATGTTGGTCTTTCCAGCTCTGCTCGCCGCCGGCCTGACACTCGCATTTTCCCACTTTCAGGTCACTCCGTGGAAGGGCATGCTCATCGCGTCGATCGCCGCATCAGTGCTGTCCATGGCCGTGTACTGGGTGAGCACGCGTCGCGCCCCGCGCACCCGGTACACCGAGAGATCTTTGGAGAAGCGCCTCGCCGCCGAGCTGAACATGTCGGAGGATGATCCGGTGGTGGACATTGCTGGCGCTATCGAAAAGGCGCCGGACGAGGACGTGATAAACATCGTCCGGATCTACCTGCGCGACCAAGTGTTGGAGCGCGCCGGCTCCTCCCCCGCTGCGGCAGAGCCACGCGGTTAG
- a CDS encoding DedA family protein, which translates to MHDEQDRVDDRPASEEPEWWEEPGLPWNSKPTKADYWCLAWFGFVGLFGMAMIPLRAWLLGLDPPVMLALTGSRIGAASTGALAAVGEAPGWIWYLLIGSVVAIKFDWVYWWAGKLWGRGILDVQAQNSKRMGRNIERVEGWFHRVGWVGIFLAYVPIPLPIAFVVFVMCGATGMDVKKFMLLDFIAKTAWSFLYFGLGWAIGEPVVFVLEQYAKVANWVAIGLLVVIFFGVFRGQQKNAGTA; encoded by the coding sequence ATGCACGACGAGCAGGACCGGGTGGACGACCGCCCCGCTTCCGAAGAACCCGAATGGTGGGAAGAACCAGGGCTGCCCTGGAACTCCAAACCCACCAAAGCCGACTACTGGTGCCTCGCGTGGTTCGGTTTTGTCGGCCTGTTCGGCATGGCGATGATTCCGCTGCGCGCGTGGCTGCTGGGTCTCGACCCGCCGGTGATGCTGGCGCTGACCGGTTCGCGCATCGGTGCGGCCTCAACCGGTGCGCTGGCCGCCGTCGGTGAAGCGCCGGGCTGGATCTGGTACCTGCTCATCGGCTCGGTCGTGGCCATCAAATTTGACTGGGTCTATTGGTGGGCCGGCAAACTTTGGGGCCGCGGCATCCTTGATGTGCAGGCGCAGAACTCCAAACGCATGGGGCGCAACATCGAACGGGTCGAAGGCTGGTTCCACCGCGTCGGATGGGTTGGCATTTTCCTGGCGTACGTGCCGATTCCGCTGCCCATCGCGTTCGTCGTCTTCGTCATGTGCGGCGCGACCGGCATGGACGTTAAGAAGTTCATGCTGCTCGACTTCATCGCGAAAACCGCGTGGTCGTTCCTCTACTTCGGGCTCGGCTGGGCGATCGGCGAGCCGGTCGTCTTCGTCCTCGAGCAGTACGCGAAGGTGGCCAACTGGGTGGCCATCGGTCTGCTCGTGGTCATCTTCTTCGGGGTGTTTCGCGGGCAGCAGAAGAACGCGGGCACAGCCTAA
- a CDS encoding protoporphyrinogen oxidase, whose amino-acid sequence MNIAIIGAGLAGLTAAYELRHGRHDGRDDKVDVYEATDRIGGKLYTVAFEAGPTDMGAEAFMARRRDAVEFFESLGLGDSLVEPSGLRSLLWSGGAVRELPTGGVMGIPGRSDTVAHLVSADTAALIDAESDRPGFFWPTPDSDPGDLNVGTLVRERYGDEVADIIVSPLLGGVYSCTADDLGVRATIPQLAAEFDRLTAEHPDRLVHLSTAVRNLEAQRAELPTGHGAVFNAFRDGYQELYETLAEQSGADIYIDAFISDIERADSSSDAAAPQYKLTGGEDTLYDHVILAVPAPTAALLLKRVAPDVAAALSKVKLANSAVVGMRFADGSGLPENSGILIADTADTAKPDVRAKAFTLSSKKWPHLAERGGALVRASFGRYGDNPDLAITASEDDLVDWALDDLQTITGFDGREAGLEEIYVQRWFGGLPRYDEGHVGVVRDVDKQLAQVPGISATGAWAGGVGVPAVIAHARDTARAVG is encoded by the coding sequence ATGAACATCGCCATCATCGGTGCCGGCCTGGCTGGCCTCACCGCCGCCTACGAGCTGCGTCACGGCCGCCACGACGGCCGCGACGACAAGGTCGACGTGTACGAGGCCACTGACCGCATCGGCGGCAAGCTCTACACAGTGGCCTTCGAAGCTGGCCCCACAGACATGGGAGCGGAGGCGTTCATGGCGCGCCGCCGCGACGCCGTCGAGTTTTTCGAGTCCCTCGGCTTAGGCGACTCCCTCGTCGAGCCTTCCGGCCTGCGCTCGCTCCTCTGGTCCGGCGGTGCCGTCCGCGAGCTGCCCACCGGCGGCGTCATGGGCATCCCCGGGCGCTCCGATACTGTCGCCCACCTCGTGTCCGCCGACACCGCCGCGCTTATCGACGCTGAATCCGACCGCCCCGGCTTCTTCTGGCCCACCCCTGATTCCGACCCTGGCGACCTCAACGTCGGCACGCTGGTGCGTGAACGCTACGGTGACGAGGTCGCCGACATCATCGTCTCCCCGCTGCTCGGGGGAGTGTACTCCTGCACGGCTGATGACCTCGGCGTGCGTGCCACGATCCCGCAGCTCGCCGCCGAATTCGATCGATTGACCGCCGAGCACCCCGACCGCCTGGTCCACCTGTCCACGGCTGTGCGCAACTTGGAGGCGCAGCGCGCTGAGCTGCCCACAGGCCACGGCGCGGTGTTCAACGCCTTCCGCGACGGCTACCAGGAGCTCTACGAAACCTTGGCCGAGCAATCCGGCGCCGACATTTACATCGACGCCTTCATTTCCGACATTGAGCGCGCCGACTCATCCAGCGACGCCGCCGCGCCCCAGTACAAGCTGACCGGCGGCGAAGACACACTCTACGACCACGTCATCCTCGCCGTGCCCGCGCCGACTGCGGCACTGCTGCTGAAGCGCGTTGCCCCCGACGTGGCCGCTGCGCTGTCGAAAGTAAAGTTGGCGAACTCCGCTGTGGTAGGCATGCGCTTTGCCGACGGCTCGGGCCTGCCGGAGAACTCCGGCATCCTCATCGCCGACACTGCTGACACCGCTAAACCGGATGTGCGCGCGAAGGCGTTCACACTGTCGTCGAAGAAGTGGCCGCACCTCGCCGAGCGCGGCGGGGCACTCGTGCGCGCTAGCTTCGGCCGCTACGGCGACAACCCGGACCTGGCTATCACGGCCTCCGAAGACGACCTCGTCGACTGGGCACTCGATGACCTGCAGACCATCACAGGGTTCGACGGCAGGGAAGCAGGCCTCGAAGAAATCTACGTCCAACGCTGGTTCGGCGGTCTTCCGCGTTACGACGAGGGTCATGTGGGGGTGGTGCGTGACGTCGATAAGCAATTGGCGCAAGTGCCCGGCATCTCCGCGACAGGCGCATGGGCGGGCGGCGTCGGCGTGCCCGCCGTCATCGCACACGCGCGCGACACAGCGCGTGCTGTAGGTTAA
- the hemE gene encoding uroporphyrinogen decarboxylase, whose amino-acid sequence MSRRTLDHAPLIAAATGRTPSRTPVWFMRQAGRSLPEYRATREGIAMLDSCFMPELLAEITMQPVRRHDMDAAILFSDIVVPLKAAGVDVEIVPGRGPVMGSPVRSRADVDALPVLEGDVADVAEGISIILSELTDTQALIGFVGAPFTLASYLIEGGPSKNHEKTKAMMHGDPDTWHALMSKLVPTITAFLRIQVEAGIDAMQLFDSWAGFLTEADYRRYVLPYSTEILATVAGEIPRIHFGVATGELLGAMSEAGSEVMGVDWRVPLDRAAERFTAPKVLQGNLDPALLFAGTDVVREEIARIKGEAEYAVRAGTATGHIFNLGHGVLPETDPDAITEAVRIIHEEA is encoded by the coding sequence ATGAGCAGACGCACGCTTGACCACGCCCCCTTGATCGCCGCCGCTACCGGCCGCACCCCGTCGCGCACCCCGGTGTGGTTCATGCGCCAAGCGGGCCGCTCCCTTCCCGAGTACCGCGCTACACGGGAAGGTATCGCCATGCTGGACTCCTGCTTCATGCCGGAGCTGCTCGCGGAGATCACCATGCAGCCGGTGCGCCGCCACGACATGGACGCGGCGATCCTATTCTCCGACATCGTCGTGCCGCTCAAGGCAGCCGGCGTGGATGTAGAGATTGTGCCCGGGCGCGGACCCGTCATGGGGTCGCCGGTGCGTTCCCGCGCCGACGTCGACGCCCTGCCTGTCCTGGAAGGCGATGTCGCCGACGTCGCGGAAGGCATTTCGATCATCCTGTCCGAGCTCACCGACACCCAAGCCCTCATCGGCTTCGTCGGTGCCCCGTTCACCCTGGCCAGCTACCTCATCGAGGGTGGCCCGTCCAAGAACCACGAGAAAACCAAAGCCATGATGCACGGCGACCCGGACACCTGGCACGCCCTGATGTCCAAGCTCGTGCCCACCATCACCGCTTTCCTGCGCATCCAGGTCGAAGCAGGCATCGACGCGATGCAGTTGTTCGACTCCTGGGCCGGTTTCCTCACTGAGGCCGACTACCGCCGCTACGTCCTGCCGTACTCCACCGAGATCCTGGCCACCGTCGCCGGGGAGATCCCGCGCATCCACTTCGGCGTGGCCACCGGTGAGTTGCTCGGGGCGATGTCGGAGGCGGGCTCGGAAGTGATGGGCGTCGATTGGCGCGTCCCGCTCGACCGCGCCGCTGAACGCTTCACCGCTCCGAAGGTGCTGCAGGGCAATCTCGACCCGGCGCTGCTCTTCGCCGGCACCGACGTCGTGCGCGAGGAAATCGCCCGCATCAAGGGCGAAGCCGAGTACGCCGTGCGTGCCGGCACAGCAACGGGCCACATCTTCAACCTCGGCCACGGGGTACTCCCGGAGACCGACCCGGACGCCATCACCGAGGCAGTCCGCATTATTCACGAGGAGGCGTAA
- a CDS encoding heavy metal translocating P-type ATPase, translating into MTAYIEEETQDRPHVSYSFTLEGLPGAPDIDEVEATLETIEGVECKIVHPSNSAWITATAATGPEQIIEVFAELGITARLTDASQLRHAAPADMTTGRRRSQRPVPTRMRRRRRSADRSLDRARRAGYTPQRKTEPTQDDVLYTARDLVTPARMWVALVFTLPVLVLAYFRPTQFDGWQWVELALATPVVTWCALPFHRALLGGVRRGSTALDGASAVAIIIAYLWSAAVIFAAPTGHRGWHSGFTWFATTRGTANGPELFLDVACGITLLLLIGRRYSIRARTLLLDEMTARTLDPDTEYIRFCKKRGQAEAAEERIPVSEINRGDDIVVHVGEIVPVDGVIMGGRARLRPGLIDAHEPIDVKVGSIIYAGSVIAEGEVKVRAQRTGHATRWSAVEHWLADVEARQRYASVQHAQAAAALLPVAMAVALTSFVLWGLITGDYNAALRTALAVLSGVAPVALALSPALAMRLGIESAARNGVLVRDGETLRTLETVDTIVFNRVGTLAQDEMFVESVTAAEGDSKEMVMRIAGALSMNSQFAVPRALVAGARDARAGADDDRELPARYELVSVDYARTGDVTGRLALVYVDEDGHESTTHIDAMLWRPSNLSHLKGNLAVAATSGGTPVVVHWKGKDRGVITLHDPFKDDADDAIALLEGQGLETVMCTRDTYAVARRFADYLGISTVLAGITADKKPGAIRTLRANGAEVAMVGDRTVIDALRAADVSIMYATADDIETGRKRNRRVSVMLLRQDVTAVPQLIAHARNVCGIKDRNLSLAWMYNIAMLFFAAIGVIPPIIATVLMLGSSLLIESLSMRARRFPRSL; encoded by the coding sequence ATGACCGCATACATCGAGGAAGAGACTCAAGACCGGCCGCATGTCTCCTATTCCTTCACTCTCGAGGGGCTGCCGGGTGCGCCCGATATCGATGAGGTCGAAGCCACCCTGGAGACGATCGAAGGTGTCGAGTGCAAGATCGTGCACCCGAGCAACTCCGCCTGGATCACGGCGACAGCTGCAACGGGGCCGGAGCAGATCATCGAGGTCTTCGCTGAACTGGGCATCACGGCGCGGCTGACCGACGCCTCGCAGCTGCGCCACGCAGCCCCCGCCGACATGACAACGGGCCGGCGCCGCTCCCAACGCCCCGTGCCCACGCGGATGCGCCGCCGGCGTCGGAGCGCGGACCGGTCGCTCGACCGCGCACGGCGCGCCGGGTACACCCCGCAGCGCAAAACGGAGCCCACGCAGGACGATGTCCTCTACACCGCCCGCGACTTGGTCACCCCCGCCCGCATGTGGGTGGCACTGGTGTTCACGCTGCCGGTCCTCGTGCTCGCCTACTTCCGCCCTACGCAGTTCGACGGTTGGCAGTGGGTCGAACTCGCCTTGGCCACGCCGGTGGTCACGTGGTGCGCGTTACCGTTCCACCGCGCATTGCTCGGCGGAGTCCGGCGCGGCAGCACAGCACTTGACGGTGCGAGCGCCGTCGCCATCATCATCGCGTACCTGTGGTCCGCCGCCGTCATTTTTGCCGCGCCGACCGGCCACCGCGGCTGGCATTCGGGCTTCACGTGGTTCGCCACCACCCGCGGCACAGCGAACGGTCCAGAGCTATTTCTCGATGTCGCGTGCGGCATCACGCTGCTTCTGCTGATCGGGCGGCGGTATTCCATCCGTGCGCGCACATTGCTTCTCGACGAAATGACCGCCCGCACCCTCGACCCCGACACCGAATACATCCGCTTCTGCAAGAAACGCGGCCAGGCCGAGGCTGCTGAGGAACGCATTCCCGTCTCGGAGATCAACCGCGGCGACGACATTGTTGTGCACGTCGGTGAGATCGTTCCCGTCGATGGTGTGATCATGGGCGGGCGCGCACGGTTGCGCCCCGGGCTGATCGACGCCCACGAACCCATTGACGTCAAAGTCGGTTCCATCATTTACGCTGGTTCCGTCATCGCCGAGGGCGAAGTCAAGGTGCGCGCGCAGCGCACCGGCCACGCGACGCGGTGGAGCGCCGTGGAGCACTGGTTGGCAGACGTCGAAGCGCGCCAGCGCTACGCCTCTGTGCAGCATGCGCAGGCAGCGGCGGCGTTGCTGCCGGTGGCGATGGCGGTGGCGCTGACAAGCTTTGTGCTGTGGGGGCTGATCACGGGCGACTATAACGCGGCGTTGCGCACCGCATTGGCCGTGCTCTCCGGCGTGGCCCCAGTCGCGTTGGCGCTCTCGCCGGCGCTGGCGATGCGCCTGGGCATTGAATCCGCCGCACGCAACGGTGTGCTTGTCCGCGACGGTGAAACCCTGCGGACCTTAGAGACCGTGGACACGATCGTGTTCAACCGCGTGGGCACGCTCGCGCAGGACGAGATGTTCGTCGAGTCCGTCACGGCCGCCGAGGGCGACAGCAAAGAAATGGTGATGCGCATTGCCGGCGCTCTGTCGATGAACTCCCAGTTCGCCGTTCCGCGTGCGCTCGTGGCAGGTGCCCGCGATGCCCGCGCCGGGGCCGACGATGACCGTGAGCTGCCTGCGCGCTACGAGCTGGTCAGCGTCGACTATGCGCGCACCGGCGATGTCACCGGCCGCCTGGCGCTGGTGTACGTCGACGAAGACGGCCACGAGAGCACGACGCACATCGACGCTATGCTGTGGCGCCCCTCCAACCTGTCCCATTTAAAGGGCAACCTGGCGGTGGCAGCGACCTCTGGCGGCACGCCCGTTGTGGTGCATTGGAAGGGCAAAGACCGCGGCGTGATCACATTGCATGACCCGTTCAAGGATGACGCCGACGACGCCATTGCGTTGCTGGAGGGTCAAGGCCTAGAAACGGTCATGTGTACCCGGGACACGTACGCCGTCGCCCGTCGCTTCGCCGATTACCTAGGCATCTCCACCGTGCTGGCAGGCATCACCGCCGACAAGAAGCCCGGCGCCATCCGCACCTTGCGTGCCAACGGTGCAGAGGTAGCCATGGTCGGCGACCGCACTGTGATTGATGCGCTGCGCGCCGCCGATGTGAGCATCATGTACGCCACCGCAGATGACATTGAAACGGGACGCAAGCGTAACCGCCGCGTGTCGGTGATGCTGCTGCGTCAGGATGTCACCGCCGTCCCCCAGCTCATCGCTCACGCCCGCAATGTCTGCGGCATCAAAGACCGCAATCTTTCCCTGGCGTGGATGTACAACATCGCCATGCTCTTCTTCGCCGCCATTGGTGTGATCCCGCCGATCATCGCCACGGTACTCATGCTCGGGTCGTCGCTGCTCATCGAGTCATTGTCGATGCGGGCGCGGCGTTTCCCGCGGAGCCTGTAA
- the hemB gene encoding porphobilinogen synthase, whose product MTGPVRRPRRLRQNAAMRRMTAEVRLDPADLILPLFVADDLGESGKPRIIASMPGVYQHSMDSLVEICREAVSLGIPCVDLFGVPRSEDKDASGSQAWDPDGVLNRAIARLRDEFGDKLLIMTDTCLDEFTDHGHCGVLVTDREGNVAVDNDATLELYAKMAVSQAEAGAHIVSPSGMMDGQVEVIRHALDQAGYTDVAIMAYSAKYASAFFGPFRDAVGSSLWGDRKTYQQDPANIRESLMEVELDVAEGADMVMVKPAMPYLDVLAKVAEVSPVPVAAYHVSGEYAMIQAAGRNGWIDLDRTMMEALLSIKRAGADQILTYFALDAARMLIDERPRP is encoded by the coding sequence CTGACTGGCCCGGTGCGGCGGCCGCGGAGGCTGCGCCAGAACGCCGCGATGCGCCGCATGACGGCGGAGGTCCGCCTGGATCCGGCGGACCTGATTTTGCCGCTGTTCGTTGCCGACGATCTCGGTGAATCGGGCAAACCCCGCATCATCGCCTCCATGCCGGGTGTGTACCAGCACAGCATGGACTCTCTCGTGGAGATCTGCCGGGAGGCTGTTTCTTTGGGGATTCCGTGCGTTGACTTGTTCGGTGTGCCTCGCAGCGAGGACAAGGATGCGTCCGGCTCCCAGGCCTGGGACCCGGACGGCGTGCTCAACCGTGCCATTGCGCGGCTGCGCGACGAGTTCGGCGACAAGCTGCTCATCATGACCGACACCTGCCTCGATGAGTTCACCGATCACGGCCACTGCGGCGTCTTGGTCACCGACCGGGAGGGCAATGTGGCGGTGGACAATGACGCCACCTTGGAGCTGTACGCGAAGATGGCGGTGTCGCAGGCTGAGGCCGGCGCGCATATTGTCAGCCCGTCCGGAATGATGGACGGCCAGGTGGAAGTGATCCGCCACGCGCTCGATCAAGCGGGCTACACGGATGTCGCGATCATGGCGTATTCGGCGAAGTATGCGTCTGCGTTCTTCGGCCCCTTCCGTGACGCTGTCGGTTCCTCCCTGTGGGGCGACCGCAAGACCTACCAGCAGGATCCGGCAAATATCCGCGAGTCCCTCATGGAGGTCGAACTCGACGTGGCTGAGGGCGCGGACATGGTCATGGTCAAGCCGGCCATGCCGTACCTCGACGTGCTGGCGAAGGTCGCTGAAGTCTCGCCCGTCCCCGTCGCCGCCTACCACGTCTCCGGCGAGTACGCGATGATCCAGGCCGCCGGCCGCAATGGCTGGATTGACCTAGACCGCACAATGATGGAAGCGTTGCTCTCCATCAAACGCGCCGGCGCCGACCAGATTCTCACGTACTTCGCGCTCGACGCAGCTCGCATGCTTATCGACGAAAGACCCCGCCCATGA
- a CDS encoding uroporphyrinogen-III synthase has translation MNAASSTAPENVGKVIFVGAGPGNPDLLTIRAREVLERNSIAVVDPDVSGGVRGVVGSALPVPADKLKAAAEEYEAMCAKAKEAGARRKPAKPADPTAAELSEQAPAGDEIVEPLREALAEAQAAIDRGEAGDGDVIRLVAGNPLTRNAIMEEISAVAAAGLEFQVVPGMSLPSTVPSFAGIALGSTYTEADLANEPIDWDGLAAAPQPLVLQGEARHLPVIATELQARGFSASTPLTVTINGTTRLQRTFDATLGTVGKLDADLDGTLVVTIGTAVDDRSKYSWWENRPLYGWRVLVPRAKEQAGVMNARLNSYGAIPQSVPTISMEAPRNPAQMDRAIKGIVEGRYQWIVFTSVNGVDAVWDKFEELGLDARSFAGVHLAAVGEKTADAIRSRGMIPELIPHRTKQNAHGLVDIFPEYVEEIDPVGRVLLPRADIGSDVLVDGLVERGWEVDDVVAYRTVRAAPPAPEVRDMIKTGGFDAVCFTSASTVKNLVGIAGKPHPRTIIACIGPMAAAEAKEQGLRVDVVPEVADVPSLVDALAEHVAGLRAAGQLPPPRKKRRARRS, from the coding sequence ATGAATGCTGCCTCCTCCACAGCGCCCGAGAACGTTGGCAAGGTCATTTTCGTCGGCGCCGGGCCAGGCAACCCCGACCTGTTGACGATCCGCGCTCGCGAGGTGCTGGAGCGTAACTCGATCGCCGTTGTCGATCCGGACGTCTCTGGCGGTGTGCGCGGTGTCGTCGGATCCGCTCTCCCCGTGCCGGCTGACAAGCTGAAAGCGGCTGCGGAAGAGTACGAGGCCATGTGTGCCAAAGCCAAGGAGGCTGGAGCCCGCCGCAAGCCCGCGAAACCGGCAGACCCGACTGCGGCAGAGCTGAGCGAACAGGCACCCGCCGGAGATGAGATCGTCGAGCCGTTGCGTGAAGCCCTCGCCGAAGCGCAGGCGGCGATCGACCGCGGTGAAGCAGGCGATGGCGACGTCATCCGTCTGGTTGCGGGCAACCCGCTGACCCGCAACGCCATCATGGAGGAGATCTCCGCTGTCGCCGCCGCCGGCCTGGAGTTCCAGGTGGTGCCCGGCATGTCGTTGCCGTCGACGGTGCCCTCGTTCGCCGGCATCGCGCTCGGTTCCACCTACACCGAAGCTGACCTGGCCAACGAGCCGATCGACTGGGACGGCCTCGCCGCCGCCCCGCAGCCGCTCGTCCTCCAGGGCGAGGCCCGCCACTTGCCGGTCATTGCCACCGAGCTGCAGGCCCGCGGGTTCTCCGCGTCGACGCCGCTGACTGTGACCATCAACGGTACGACCCGTCTGCAGCGGACGTTTGATGCGACGCTGGGGACCGTCGGCAAGCTCGATGCGGACTTGGATGGCACGCTCGTGGTCACCATCGGCACTGCTGTCGACGACCGTTCGAAGTACTCCTGGTGGGAGAACCGTCCGCTCTACGGCTGGCGTGTACTCGTGCCGCGCGCGAAGGAGCAGGCCGGTGTGATGAACGCCCGGCTGAACTCCTATGGCGCAATTCCGCAGTCCGTGCCCACCATTTCCATGGAGGCGCCGCGCAACCCGGCGCAGATGGACCGCGCGATCAAAGGCATCGTTGAGGGACGCTACCAGTGGATCGTGTTCACCTCGGTCAACGGTGTTGACGCTGTGTGGGACAAGTTCGAGGAGCTCGGCCTGGATGCCCGCTCCTTTGCCGGGGTCCACCTGGCCGCAGTGGGGGAGAAGACCGCTGACGCGATTCGCTCCCGCGGCATGATCCCGGAGCTCATCCCGCACCGCACGAAGCAGAACGCGCACGGCCTCGTGGACATCTTCCCTGAGTATGTCGAGGAGATCGACCCGGTCGGCCGCGTGCTGCTGCCGCGCGCGGACATCGGCAGCGACGTGCTTGTTGACGGCCTTGTCGAGCGCGGCTGGGAAGTCGACGACGTCGTCGCCTACCGCACTGTCCGCGCCGCCCCGCCGGCACCGGAAGTGCGCGACATGATCAAGACCGGCGGGTTCGACGCTGTTTGCTTCACCTCCGCCTCGACTGTGAAGAACCTCGTCGGCATTGCCGGCAAGCCGCACCCGCGCACCATCATCGCGTGCATCGGTCCCATGGCGGCTGCGGAAGCGAAGGAGCAAGGCTTGCGGGTCGATGTCGTGCCCGAGGTCGCCGACGTACCGTCGCTTGTCGACGCATTGGCCGAGCATGTCGCCGGTCTCCGCGCTGCCGGCCAGCTGCCGCCGCCGCGGAAAAAGCGTCGCGCCCGACGCTCGTAG